The Castor canadensis chromosome 12, mCasCan1.hap1v2, whole genome shotgun sequence genome contains the following window.
ACAGCAGAATCAACTGCATTCATCTCTTATGGTCACCCTATGTAAACATGCTTAAGTTTAGTGAATTTGAGTTTTTGCCTGttctaatattttgttaataaaCTTTTGCATTGAATACTCTGAATAAGTGCAAGCTGATCATCTCATCATATCCAGAAAACTAGATGCAAATTGAATCAGCAAACACTACATGAAAAGCTGTTAGGAACCAAGCATTAAATGCATCCTACCTCCTACATGAAAATTTACTGTGGTCACTTTTTACCTTAATCAAATCTTGTCAGATCAACTTGGCATTTAGTAAGAAAGGCAATCATAATTTTCAGTTGACTTTAGTAACAGGTCCTCACTCTCATAGAGGAAATCCCCACAAATAATAATTCTCATCGTAACTTAGTGTAAGTAGCATTCTTAATACAAGAAGGGGTTCtcttgttggggttttttttttttttttttggcttaaatCTGGTTTTTGCTAAGATCTGATTATAATAGAAATTAAAtgactaagaaaaatgaaaatgacttttCCATTGAGCTCCTAAAACCTGAGTATACTCTGTGTAAATGAATTGGCTTGACTGTATTTCTGAGCTATCaaatttttttgatgttttatctTAAATCTCCAGAATTCCAGCTGGAAGATGACAATCAGAGCATGTTTTAAAGGTGTCTGTTATAACATCCCTTCATCTTAAGAGGAGTATATAAAAGGTTTTGACTTTTAAATTACTAACATTAATAATGTATGACAGACTCAAGCTTTTATTAGAACTCAATCTTTAATGTATGTAATTTTATTCAGGAAAGTTAAATGTGCCTGTTAACTGTAACTCAGGATCAGTGATCTTACAGCCTAATGCCAGAAAATCCTCACCAAAGTGGAAAAATGTAGTTTAGCTCTAACTCCAACTCAGCTATTTATCCCTTAAAATGGTGCCACCTGCCTAGTCACAAACTAAGAGGTACCACTCCTACAGTGTATTATAAGTCATTGCACAGTGTGCAACTGGTCTTTCATCTGACAGCTATGGAGGTGGCTTCGTCATGAAGCTTGGTCACATTCTCCTATGACCACAAACCCCACCCACCTTGGGCAGCTCTGTGCTATCCACCTGGCTGGCCTGGGGCACATCAGCTGGCCTGGTCAGCATTTCCGAGACTGTCTCATCTACACAGCATTCTGTCCAGTACCCTTCTATTCAGGGCCCTTGGGCAGAGCAGACAGCATTGAAGCTGTGAGATTGCTGGGGGAGGAAACATAGCAGCCTCTGCTCTGCTCGGTTTCTTGGTTGGTACATACACGGGACCCCAGGACTGTGCTCCCCACAGCAGCAACTGAAAACCCCCAATGTGATGCtgttaggaggtagggcctttggAGGGCAATTAGGTTATGAGAATGGAGTCCTGAAAAATGGAGGCCATAAACAGACCCATTACCCCACCCTGCATGTAAGGACGCAACAAGGAAATGCTAGTCATGAACCAGGAAGTGGGTCCTCACCAGCCCCCAAATGTTTCAGTGCCATGGTCTtgagacttccagcctccagaactgtgggaaataaattcctgtttGTAAGCCACCTGACTCCATGCtaattttgttacagcagccagagCAAATTTAGGCACAGTGGACCTCTAAGGTTTCTTCTTGATCTTAAACaccataattttcttttccccCTGGGGTTGGAACCAGGgggctttgtgcatgttaggcaagtgctctaccaattatCCACATTCCTGGCCCAGCACCATAATTTTATGATGATACATCTAAGGAGATTGAGATTGTCTCTGAGCTTAATCTTTAATGTAATCATTAAAATACTACTTGACCCTGAGCTGGACCCTGAGCAGGCCCCAGGAGTCAGAATCTTgctatattttgttttgcttatcaGGATTGTTTTTACATGCAAAAGTGTTGCAGTTTATACATTATTGAGCAAGCTACAGATAGTCAttactttgcaaaaaaaaaaacaaacaaactacttCTCCTTACCTAACACAAAGCTTTCTAGCAAttggaaagatttttttatgATCACATCCTAGCTATTCTTGtccataatattatttatttatccaaaGCAAGTTGCAGTGGCAATCTTCCCCAACCAAAATGCTGGCACAGTAGGTAAATTCTCTACAGTAGGTTATGATTAGCATGAGAATTGAAAAGGAAGCACATAGTTTGAATTCATATAAATTCTAGTTTACACACCCCAGTTAGTACAAGATGTCAGGAGTTGGGCCTGTTTGGGTGTTCTGCATGGGTGAGGGTTCACATACTGAGGGGAAATGTCTACAGCAAGGATCCTGCTGGGCACAGCCATGCGTACCTGCTTGTGGGAGTTCTCCCATCCTTAACCGATCCTACACTAGGAGTTCATTATTGGTCCAAGGTGCCTCTTAGGCATAGCACTAGGAGGTATGCTATCTGCAAATGTGGAGTGGACAAAGGGTAATTAGAAGCTCTAGTTAGTGAGGCCACTGTCTTTGAGATGGGTGTGAAGGCTTGCCTCTCTTTTTGATAAAATTTCAGACTCTAGGAAATATGTCAAactctaaggaaaaaaatgaaccctgataaaatataaaatcacataCTGGGGTTGAAACTGCATTTCCATTGCAAATGGAAGAAGTAGGTGGTATGACTTTAATGAAAGAAGGGATGAAGTGGAAGATGTgtagaaagaatacagaaagtcAGGAAAGGGAGTCCCTCTGCTCCTCTTTACCTACACAGTCACAGTCATGAATATGCCTCAAATTAGCCATTTACTTGGAGCCAGGGCCACACAGGGCAGTCCAGGATTTGGGACTTGCCATTGGTCAGGATGTACAGCAGCTCTGTCCTTGCTTGTGAGACACATGTGAACCACTGCTTTTTCTGAGGTCGAATAGCTGTCACATGGCTGGGTTACAGCTTCAGATGAAGTACAGGCCAGAAGAAAGTAATGGGAGGTCACTCAGCCCCCAGAGCCTGCGGCATCATAAGTGATCCTATTGCAGGCTGCCCTGACCCTGAGGTTGCAGTTTGCATAATTGTCCTTACACAGAAAAGTCATCGTCACTGTGAATGCATTTGTCTCTTCCTCTCCGTCTTGCCCCTGTGTTCTGACCTGCAGGCTACTGCTTTTTTGTTCTTCCCTAGTATTCTCAGCAATGGGGAGGATGgaacaaattaaattttgttttgccaACATTCAGGGTCACTTGTCCCTTCTGTTCCAGATGACCCTGGCTCTGCCATTGGACAGGATCAGGGTAAAGGGGAGATCAGAACCCCTTTTCTCAGCAACCCAAGTAACTTTGTCCCATGTATGTGTTGCCCACTCAGCACCTCTCCAGGTGTCCCAGCTTGTCTACCTCCTGTTCCAAAGTCCCCATTCATATCCTGTGCTACATCTCTTATCCCAAATCCTGGACCCCAATCCACTCTCACCTGGAACATAGGAATCATTTCATTCCCTAGAATCAGGGAAACATTGATCTCTGATAGAAGGGTGAGTGGACGGGGAAGGGAAATAGGTTTTTGACACTCAATTCAGAATCAAGAAGGCACTCTATAGAAAACATGCAACACCCCAGTCTCTGATAGAGATAGGTATCTTGACTAGTAAGGATTAAATAGGCTTTTGTTGGGTTCATAGGTCTGTGCCACTTCATTGGTCTGGGCTGTTGGGCCAGTTCCCTGACCTCCTCCAGCCTTGGATTCCTCAGTGCAGACACAAGGGAGTATGCCAGCTTTGTCACAGGACTGTTGTGAGGGCTGAGGTAACATCTGAGTTCCTCCTGAGCCCCCCTTGAATTTCATTGCACCAGCAACTATTACTGTACTGCTGCCATGGGGTAATGTCTGCTTCCAGGTGCCAAAAACTTAACAGGCAAGCTTTCTATCTCTGTGGCTGTCTGGCACCACTTAGATCATGGCCAAGAGTCTCTGAAGAGGACTTTGGCCTGCTTTTGGAAAAATTTTGTTCTGAGCAAAAGGAAATTCAAAGCCCTAACTCAGTCAAGGTTAGTAGTAGTTCTTAGAAAATTTCCTGTACTTGAATTCACACATCCATCCTGTGAATGAAGTACCTGTGATAATCTGAGTTGTGTCCCTAAAGTCACATGTTAAAGTCCTCACCCCTAGTATTTCAGATTGTGACTAGATTTGGAGACAGGAGCTTTGAAAAGGTAATTAAGATAAGACCATTAAGGTAGCCCTAATTCAGTGTGATGTTCTTAGAGACGAAGATACAGAACACAGGGACAAGACTGGCAcctacaagccaaggagaaaaACCTCAGAGGAACTGGCCCCcttggtgccttgatcttggacttccagcctccagaattttcagggcataatgtctgttgtttaaaccacccaGTTTGGGGTACTGTGTTATGGCAGCCCAAGAAAACTATCACAGTGCCATTGTTGTCTGTGTTTCAGGGGTAAGAAAACTAAGATAAGGAGTGATTCCGAGTAATTTGACCGAGCACACACAGCTGATTGGTGGTCACCTCAACGTTCTCACAGAGCCATGCTCTCGGTTGTCCTATGTTCCCCAGTTGTCTCAAAGATGGTTAACATCACATCAGACCTGAGCAAGTTAATTTGCATCACGTGTTTGGTGTGAAGCGCTCTAGTGTTGGTGGAGAAGTGTGAGCTCCGGCTGGGCAAGGAGCATGCTTGCCTGTTCATCTCATTCTCCAAAGTCTTGTGGTGCCTGGAATGTTGCAGGAACTCACCGAGTTCATTTTGCTTAGAAAAAAAGTAATGTAGCATAATTATAAGTCTGTTCCATAGTGTCTTTTACCGTGTTGTGGTGGCCCAGGTCTTGAGTCTATTCTGCAGatcctttcctgttttcttcttgtcCTGGAGAACACTCTAAGGCCTGTGCCTGCAGAGATACTTCCTCAGGGGATTCACTAACAGAAGTTAGTCTCTGCCTGGTCACAGCTGCATCAGCATGCTTTTATTGCCTGCAAAACTAACTTCAGGTACCACCACTGCCTTCTGGACACAAGTTTAAGAATCCCTTATCCAGAATGCCCAGGGCCAAGAGTGTTATAGATGTCtggtggaattttttttcctagtttttgGAATCTTTTTTTGTTTACATTAGTTATCTTGGGGCTGGGACCCAAATTTGaccatgaaattcatttatgtttcatatacttCTTATGCACGTtgcctgaaggtaattttttacatttttagtgcATGTGTATTTTGACTACAAACTGCCATACAAAGTCAGGTGTATAATTTTCCACATGGGGTGTTAGGGGAGTGTTCAAAAATTTTGGGCTCAGGAACATTTTGGATTTAAGATTTTTAGACTGGGGATGTTTAACCTATAGTGACTGCCTGCTGGATTATGAAATTACCCCAGTGCTCTCTTGTATTGTTGAGCTGTCCTGTATTTGCAGTCATGTGAAGGGATGAGTGGTAAGGTTTATGATTTAAAGCTGTTTTCATATAAAGCAAGATAGCCCAAAgtaaaaatctgaattttaactTTATGTCATATTCTGGCTTCCTCTTGGGTTTCCCGTGCACTTGTAAACGTCGCAGCAGAAGCCATTAACTTAAATGAATTGTGTTCACTTTAAGACCCATTTGAGTGACCACTTTGTGCTCCCTCAAGTTCTCAGCTCTGCCAGGCCTATGTCCAGGGCAGTGGAGTCTCAGACCTGGGGCCTTGGGCTCCGGGATCAGAGGACGCACTGCACAGTTGAGGGCGATGGCAATGTAGTGTTTAATCCTTTGACCTCCTGCCCACTAGGAAAGGCACTAGAAAGCAAAAGTAATTCTTAGAATCAGCTCTCCTTACTGTgagttaagaaagaaaatgagagagaagcaAGCTCCCCATGAATGGCCCTTGGTATcattttggaagggaaaaaaaggttTACAGTGCTCCAGTTTATCACCGAAAAAAAACCTCCAGGCTGGTTGAAGGGCAAGCAGAACTGGTGGGTGCAGCCAGCTCTGGAAAAGCTAAGTAGTGAGGCCAGCTTTCCTCCCTGGGAATGTTCTGGAATTCTCTACATTTTTAACTGGGTAAAGCAGTTTTACTTTAGGGCTTTTGAAACTCTCTTCCTCATGTACATGTTTCACATTACAGTGTTCTCCGTGCCAGCTGAGGTTTTTGCTTTTACTCTTTGATAGCCAGGATATACCTGCAGGGTAGTTGCAACCAGTTCAGTTGATTTTTGTTGACCCACTTAGGGGATTTCAGTCACAATATTAAAAGTGCTGGACTTGCAGCATAGGAAGGTGGGAGGTCCCTGGGCTGTTTCTCAGGAGGACCTGCCTTAAGCCAGGCAGGTCCTGAGGATGAGAAAGGGCAGAGGTGTGAGTTCTGCTGGCTGAGACCTGACCCTTCTTAGAATTGGGACAAGTCTTTGAACTCACTGAGTCCACTTCCCTGCGCAGTGCACAACTGCCAATAACGTTTACTCTGTGCCTTTAtaccttatttttctatttggggGCGGGGGGTCAGGGGTTCCTAAAAACAGATCGTCCTTTCAGAAGCAAACTTAATTTTCCTCTATCCTCGTTGTCTTTTGTGTCACAGGTGCATTTTGAATGGGTAAAGAGAGAAGTTTAAGTTCAGTCTCCACTTTTAGTAACCTCATACCGCACCATCTCACCACTATAGCTGCCAATGTCTTCTTTTCCAGATGGTCACTGTCATTTATAACCAGTCTGTGTGTCACCTGGTAAAACATCCAGGTCCTGGTAGGGATGTAGTGGGCGTAGTGCCCTACACGTGCCCAGTACCCACTGAGTCCATGCTGTGTCTCCGCAGGCCTTGGCAAGACGCGCAGGAAGCCTAGTGCGCGGGATGCATCCCCAACGCCCAGCACGGACGCCGAGTACCCAGCCAATGGCAGTGGTGCCGACCGCATCTATGACCTCAACATCCCGGCCTTTGTCAAGTTCGCCTACGTGGCGGAGCGGGAGGATGAGCTGTCCCTGGTAAAGGGCTCACGCGTCACGGTCATGGAGAAGTGCAGCGACGGCTGGTGGCGCGGCAGCTTCAATGGGCAGATTGGCTGGTTTCCCTCCAATTACGTGCTGGAGGAGGCGGAGGAGGCGGCTGCTGAGGCCCCGAGCTTCCTGAGCCTGCGTAGGGGCGCCGCGCTGAGCAATGGCCAGGGCGCGCGCGTGCTGCATGTGGTGCAGACACTGTACCCCTTCAGCTCGGTCACCGAGGAGGAGCTCAACTTCGAGAAGGGGGAGACCATGGAGGTAATTGAGAAGCCTGAGAACGACCCCGAGTGGTGGAAATGCAAAAACGCCCGTGGCCAGGTGGGCCTGGTCCCCAAGAACTATGTGGTGGTCCTCAGTGATGGGCCAGCCCTGCACCCTGCACATGCCCCACAAATCAGCTACACCGGACCCTCATCCAGCGGGCGCTTCGCGGGCCGGGAGTGGTACTATGGCAATGTGA
Protein-coding sequences here:
- the Nck2 gene encoding cytoplasmic protein NCK2 isoform X1 translates to MTEEVIVIAKWDYTAQQDQELDIKKNERLWLLDDSKTWWRVRNAANRTGYVPSNYVERKNSLKKGSLVKNLKDTLGLGKTRRKPSARDASPTPSTDAEYPANGSGADRIYDLNIPAFVKFAYVAEREDELSLVKGSRVTVMEKCSDGWWRGSFNGQIGWFPSNYVLEEAEEAAAEAPSFLSLRRGAALSNGQGARVLHVVQTLYPFSSVTEEELNFEKGETMEVIEKPENDPEWWKCKNARGQVGLVPKNYVVVLSDGPALHPAHAPQISYTGPSSSGRFAGREWYYGNVTRHQAECALNERGVEGDFLIRDSESSPSDFSVSLKASGKNKHFKVQLVDNVYCIGQRRFHSMDELVEHYKKAPIFTSEHGEKLYLVRALQ
- the Nck2 gene encoding cytoplasmic protein NCK2 isoform X2, translated to MVAGEERSQQDGLCAIQLRGAQEQLEKGLPGEEPQGYAREEGEEYIGKLKRKLYSKCGLGKTRRKPSARDASPTPSTDAEYPANGSGADRIYDLNIPAFVKFAYVAEREDELSLVKGSRVTVMEKCSDGWWRGSFNGQIGWFPSNYVLEEAEEAAAEAPSFLSLRRGAALSNGQGARVLHVVQTLYPFSSVTEEELNFEKGETMEVIEKPENDPEWWKCKNARGQVGLVPKNYVVVLSDGPALHPAHAPQISYTGPSSSGRFAGREWYYGNVTRHQAECALNERGVEGDFLIRDSESSPSDFSVSLKASGKNKHFKVQLVDNVYCIGQRRFHSMDELVEHYKKAPIFTSEHGEKLYLVRALQ